Proteins encoded together in one Ignavibacteria bacterium window:
- a CDS encoding aminotransferase class I/II-fold pyridoxal phosphate-dependent enzyme — MDLILSKTAQELIPSGIRKISDKVNERIEKGEKIFNLTIGDFSPKVFPIPSVLKEEIKKAYDEAQTNYPPSNGVAGLREAVSNYIKVRGGFSYGKDEIVIGSGARPLTYTLMKALVNPGEKIIYPAPSWNNNCYVQLVDAVPVKVLTKFENNFVPTADEIKPYINDAALIALNSPQNPSGTVFTKEELKKVLDLIVDENKKRAKENRKPLYVFYDMIYWILVYGDTKHYNPVELNPEIRDYIIFIDGISKCFAATGVRLGWAFGPKSIIKKISAILAHIGAWSPKPEQVATGRFLMNTSAVDEFFADFKNELFTRLNTFYEGIMKIKDSGFDVDAIFPQGALYLTVKLNLIGKKTADGKVLNSIDDVLGYILEEGKIALVPFYAFGADKDSPWFRLSVGTCSKEEAKEAVKILKESIEKLK; from the coding sequence ATGGACTTAATATTATCGAAAACAGCGCAGGAACTCATTCCGTCAGGAATTAGAAAAATATCCGATAAAGTAAACGAAAGAATTGAAAAAGGAGAAAAAATCTTTAATCTTACCATAGGTGATTTCTCCCCGAAAGTTTTCCCTATACCGTCGGTCTTGAAAGAAGAAATAAAGAAAGCTTACGACGAGGCACAAACAAACTACCCGCCCTCTAACGGTGTCGCAGGACTGAGGGAAGCAGTATCAAATTATATTAAAGTAAGAGGAGGATTTAGCTACGGGAAAGATGAAATCGTAATAGGCAGTGGTGCAAGACCGTTGACCTACACATTAATGAAAGCTCTCGTTAATCCCGGTGAAAAGATAATATATCCAGCACCTTCATGGAACAATAACTGTTATGTCCAGCTTGTTGATGCAGTCCCCGTAAAAGTGCTTACTAAGTTTGAAAATAATTTTGTACCTACCGCAGATGAAATCAAGCCGTACATAAACGACGCTGCCCTTATTGCACTGAATTCACCGCAGAATCCAAGCGGTACAGTTTTTACAAAAGAAGAACTTAAAAAAGTACTTGACCTGATAGTAGATGAAAATAAGAAGAGGGCAAAGGAAAACCGTAAACCTCTCTATGTCTTCTATGACATGATTTACTGGATTCTTGTTTATGGAGATACCAAACATTACAATCCCGTAGAATTAAACCCTGAAATAAGAGATTATATAATCTTCATAGACGGCATATCAAAATGCTTTGCAGCAACGGGTGTCAGACTGGGCTGGGCTTTCGGTCCGAAATCAATTATTAAAAAGATAAGCGCAATTCTCGCACATATAGGAGCATGGTCACCTAAACCCGAACAGGTTGCAACAGGAAGATTCCTGATGAACACATCTGCCGTTGATGAGTTCTTCGCTGATTTCAAGAATGAACTCTTCACTCGTCTTAATACCTTTTACGAAGGTATAATGAAAATTAAGGACTCGGGCTTTGATGTTGACGCTATCTTTCCACAGGGTGCTTTATACCTTACTGTTAAACTTAACCTCATCGGCAAAAAAACCGCTGACGGTAAAGTCCTGAATAGTATAGACGATGTTCTCGGATATATTCTCGAAGAAGGCAAGATTGCACTTGTACCTTTCTATGCATTCGGCGCAGATAAAGATTCTCCCTGGTTCCGGCTTTCCGTAGGTACGTGCAGCAAAGAAGAGGCAAAAGAAGCTGTAAAAATTCTAAAAGAATCTATTGAGAAACTAAAATAA
- the rfbA gene encoding glucose-1-phosphate thymidylyltransferase RfbA, protein MKGIILAGGSGTRMYPVSRIYSKQLTLIYDKPLIYYPLSILMLGGIKDVLIISNDETIPHYKKLFGDGTHIGMNINYAVQSAPNGIAESFIIGESFIGNDSVTLILGDNIFYGKLDFLYNGIKNNEGATIFGYRVTDPERYGIVEFDNNGNAISIEEKPKNPKSNYAVPGLYVYNNEVVHISKNLKPSPRGELEITDVNVEYLKKKKLKVAKIGRGVAWLDTGTPVSLLQASNFFGVIEDRQGLKVACVEEIAYHMGFISFEQLEKVISEMPKSDYRNYLEKITKD, encoded by the coding sequence ATGAAAGGTATTATTTTAGCAGGCGGCTCCGGAACAAGGATGTACCCCGTCTCAAGAATTTATAGCAAACAGCTTACTTTAATATATGACAAACCATTGATTTATTACCCACTTTCTATTCTTATGCTCGGTGGTATTAAGGATGTTTTAATCATTTCAAACGATGAAACTATTCCTCACTATAAGAAACTGTTTGGCGACGGTACACATATCGGAATGAATATAAACTACGCAGTTCAGTCCGCTCCGAATGGTATCGCTGAGTCTTTCATAATAGGTGAATCCTTTATCGGTAATGATAGCGTTACCCTCATTCTCGGTGATAATATCTTCTACGGTAAACTCGATTTCCTTTACAACGGTATCAAGAACAATGAAGGCGCAACTATTTTCGGATACAGAGTCACTGACCCCGAAAGATACGGTATCGTGGAGTTTGATAATAATGGTAATGCAATCTCTATCGAAGAAAAACCCAAAAACCCGAAATCTAACTACGCCGTTCCCGGTCTCTATGTTTATAACAATGAAGTGGTTCATATTTCAAAGAACCTGAAACCCTCGCCAAGAGGCGAACTTGAAATCACCGACGTCAACGTAGAGTATTTAAAGAAGAAGAAACTTAAAGTTGCAAAAATCGGGCGCGGTGTCGCTTGGCTCGATACAGGCACACCAGTATCCCTCTTACAGGCTTCGAACTTCTTCGGCGTTATCGAAGACAGGCAGGGACTTAAAGTCGCATGCGTAGAAGAAATAGCTTATCACATGGGGTTTATTTCCTTTGAACAGCTTGAAAAAGTTATTTCCGAAATGCCTAAATCAGATTACAGAAACTATTTAGAAAAGATTACTAAAGATTAA
- a CDS encoding mechanosensitive ion channel domain-containing protein — protein MTEFIHSVTDPVNHLLSAFLNSIPNLIVILIVVVITRYFVKLIKFIVEKLETDKNGTKRDWVIPVYKVIRFFVFVYMFMIIFPYIPGSGKPVFQGLIILIGLFLSVGSASFMSNIFSGLAIAYSNPFKTGDRIKVGDITGDITEKRLLTTKIRTIKNEDVFIPNSLIMSKGILNFSSSAKSLGLIVHSSVTISYDVPWKTVHTLLIESAKATKGILETPEPFVLQKSLDDFYVSYEINAYTEKPNLQASIYSELHQNIQNKFNSNSIDLITPYFNVTAP, from the coding sequence ATGACTGAATTCATACATTCTGTTACAGACCCTGTTAACCATCTGTTAAGCGCCTTCTTAAACTCAATACCAAACCTGATTGTAATACTAATTGTTGTTGTAATCACTAGATACTTTGTAAAACTTATAAAATTTATTGTAGAAAAACTCGAAACAGATAAAAACGGCACTAAAAGAGATTGGGTTATCCCTGTATATAAAGTAATAAGGTTCTTTGTATTTGTGTATATGTTTATGATTATATTCCCATATATTCCCGGCTCAGGCAAACCTGTGTTTCAGGGGCTGATAATTCTTATCGGATTGTTTCTTTCTGTCGGCTCTGCATCATTTATGTCGAATATCTTTTCAGGACTTGCTATTGCATACTCAAATCCTTTTAAAACAGGCGACAGGATTAAAGTCGGCGATATAACAGGTGACATAACAGAGAAAAGATTACTTACAACAAAAATCCGTACAATAAAGAATGAAGATGTCTTTATTCCTAATTCTTTAATCATGTCAAAAGGCATTTTGAATTTCAGTTCTTCTGCAAAAAGCCTCGGGCTTATCGTTCATTCATCGGTAACAATAAGCTATGACGTACCGTGGAAAACAGTTCATACTCTTTTAATTGAATCAGCAAAAGCTACAAAAGGAATCCTTGAAACACCCGAACCTTTCGTTCTCCAGAAAAGTCTTGATGATTTCTACGTGAGCTACGAAATCAATGCCTACACCGAAAAACCAAACTTACAGGCATCTATATACTCTGAACTTCATCAGAACATACAGAACAAATTTAATTCAAACAGCATTGATTTAATTACACCTTATTTTAACGTAACAGCCCCGTAA
- a CDS encoding DUF3089 domain-containing protein, giving the protein MALYKRIDYSNPRHWLSLPDSNDKEADVFYLYPTAWIKNNPSEPDICELDNPSLLEGAAITYKAQASAFETSCNIYTPYYRQASVEVFLKPINDIAQILLNVPIPDAVSAFNYYIKNYNNGRPFILAGHSQGSAILLYILVNYMKENPEVYKNMAAAYIIGCPVTEKLFLKYPHLKFAEGYDDTGVIISYNTEAPDVKGRNITLLPGAKAINPLSWTQEETIASERDNLGSLLINEKWEILKTGVKNYADARVDKKRGVVVCSTVNAELLDFGNPLFPRGVYHSFDYPFYYNNLGKNAAERIRSYLMKQKPGLFNRVIYKLQ; this is encoded by the coding sequence ATGGCTTTATATAAAAGAATTGATTATTCGAATCCGAGGCATTGGCTTTCTTTGCCTGATTCCAATGACAAAGAAGCGGATGTATTTTATCTTTACCCGACTGCATGGATAAAAAATAATCCCAGCGAACCAGACATATGCGAATTAGATAATCCTTCATTGCTTGAAGGTGCGGCAATAACATACAAAGCACAAGCCTCAGCGTTCGAGACATCATGCAACATATACACACCTTACTACAGACAGGCATCAGTTGAAGTATTTTTAAAACCGATAAATGATATTGCACAAATCCTGTTGAACGTACCAATTCCCGATGCAGTATCTGCATTTAATTACTATATTAAGAATTATAATAACGGACGACCGTTCATACTTGCAGGACATTCGCAAGGTTCTGCCATACTGCTTTATATACTTGTGAATTACATGAAAGAGAATCCTGAAGTTTATAAAAATATGGCAGCTGCTTATATTATCGGATGTCCGGTCACTGAAAAACTGTTTCTAAAGTATCCGCATTTGAAATTTGCTGAGGGGTATGATGATACGGGGGTTATTATTTCATACAACACCGAAGCACCTGATGTAAAAGGAAGGAATATAACATTATTGCCGGGTGCAAAAGCAATAAACCCGCTTTCATGGACGCAGGAAGAGACGATAGCATCTGAAAGAGATAATCTTGGGTCACTATTAATAAACGAAAAGTGGGAAATATTAAAAACGGGAGTGAAGAACTATGCTGATGCAAGAGTTGACAAAAAGAGGGGTGTGGTAGTATGCAGCACGGTAAATGCTGAGCTGTTGGATTTCGGGAATCCTTTGTTTCCGAGAGGAGTATATCACAGTTTTGATTATCCTTTTTACTATAACAATCTGGGAAAAAACGCTGCAGAACGAATCAGAAGTTATTTAATGAAACAAAAACCCGGTTTGTTTAACCGGGTTATTTATAAACTGCAATAA
- a CDS encoding T9SS type A sorting domain-containing protein produces MNIFKYCTALFVVFSVTYAVLGQERMIVKPEGFVPNGIVYNVQYNIINTSGYAVAGNKVVTQYPNIRVFPSSYNQSEPSISSSPANPNNIFIGANTDYGMGYYSTSNSGSNWTGGDIIPGSVYYSTNPYVSHNNTGGLFLNYLDDYIVVDRSFNNGINWGGRIVVPSSTLYDMNTIAIDKTPSSPYFNRIYTAWSNFNLAQPGIYLSYSTDNGLTFSAAQQIGLPIAGHYEQGAKIVIAQNGTVYCMWATPDLLSGIEDKIALTKSTNGGVTWSAPTYPVTISGIRGYLTPNGIRVNSFPSVSINNTGIIFVTWAQKNLLPAGTDDDVCFCYSTDGGASFSSPIRVNDDAINNGKNQFLPWITVDNSNGNIAVAFYDNRDSYTIDSCDIYVAISTNSGLSFTNIKASDMPHRPVPLNGYADGYYSDYIGITSNNNIVYPVWADNRNGTAQIYIAKMELKPYVVHNPLKDSESLTGPYPVTVNVFTFGVALSSTKVYYGIGSLTDSVVMVNTAGNTYTASIPGNGLASTYKYYIKAIDQNNLVSNLPVNAPANIFSFVTGGDNTKPVINHAPIGVSSWSRWPDTVNAFVSDNFGIDSVWVRWYRNDISTGIKHFKLNNITGDVYKGIFNSTGSDVQPNDSIYYRVFARDNSSNHNTDSTSLFKFKVDAVSFVYIGNGSLTASHPFKTFYMDARTDMLFHASELNAVWGNSPARIMGVSFNVLNASPQVMNGLTIKVQQTTLTSLTGFLNSEWNTVYTGNFTMLGSGWVYFPFSPFVWNGTSNLVMEVCFNNNSIGANTNVAATNKAGVTWHQSLDLATGSGCTDLMGGGLQVNRPNVGFALNVLTSGDEPGYGVPEKYSLGQNYPNPFNARTVIRFQLPAVSDVTIRVYDVLGKEVAMLVNEEKSAGSYAVDFDATMLSSGIYFYRMSVGGYTETRRMVVIK; encoded by the coding sequence TTGAATATTTTTAAATACTGTACCGCTTTATTCGTAGTCTTTTCAGTCACCTATGCTGTTCTTGGACAGGAAAGGATGATTGTTAAGCCGGAAGGTTTTGTGCCGAATGGAATAGTCTATAATGTTCAATACAATATTATTAATACCAGCGGTTACGCAGTTGCAGGAAATAAAGTCGTTACACAGTATCCGAACATAAGAGTTTTTCCAAGTTCTTATAATCAATCTGAACCCTCAATTTCTTCATCACCGGCCAATCCGAACAATATTTTCATCGGTGCGAATACTGATTACGGAATGGGATATTATTCTACGTCTAACTCGGGAAGTAACTGGACGGGGGGTGATATTATTCCGGGGTCAGTTTATTATTCCACTAATCCTTATGTTTCACACAATAATACAGGGGGCTTATTTTTAAATTATCTTGATGATTATATTGTAGTTGACCGTTCTTTTAATAACGGAATAAACTGGGGAGGAAGGATTGTTGTACCATCTTCTACCCTTTATGATATGAATACTATCGCGATTGATAAAACACCCTCAAGTCCTTATTTCAATAGAATTTATACTGCCTGGAGCAACTTTAATCTGGCTCAGCCCGGAATATATCTTTCTTATTCAACTGATAACGGACTGACTTTTAGCGCTGCTCAACAGATAGGTTTGCCAATTGCAGGTCATTATGAACAGGGTGCAAAGATTGTTATTGCTCAGAATGGAACCGTCTATTGTATGTGGGCTACACCTGATTTATTGAGCGGTATAGAAGATAAAATAGCCCTGACAAAATCAACTAATGGCGGTGTAACATGGTCTGCACCAACATATCCTGTTACTATTAGCGGAATAAGAGGATATCTAACGCCGAATGGAATTCGAGTAAATTCGTTTCCATCAGTATCGATAAACAATACGGGGATTATATTTGTGACGTGGGCACAGAAGAATCTTTTACCTGCGGGAACTGATGATGATGTATGTTTCTGCTATTCGACGGATGGCGGAGCAAGTTTTTCATCACCGATTAGGGTGAATGATGATGCAATAAATAACGGTAAGAACCAGTTCCTTCCATGGATAACAGTTGACAATTCGAACGGTAATATTGCTGTCGCATTTTATGATAATCGGGATTCTTATACTATTGATTCGTGCGATATATATGTTGCGATTTCAACGAATAGCGGACTGTCTTTCACTAACATTAAAGCAAGTGACATGCCTCACCGGCCGGTTCCTCTTAATGGTTATGCAGACGGTTACTATTCAGATTATATTGGTATTACATCTAATAACAACATTGTATATCCTGTCTGGGCAGACAACAGAAACGGTACTGCACAGATATACATTGCAAAAATGGAACTAAAGCCGTATGTAGTTCACAATCCGCTCAAAGATTCGGAAAGTCTTACAGGTCCTTATCCGGTAACGGTAAATGTGTTCACGTTTGGGGTGGCATTATCTTCTACAAAGGTTTATTACGGTATTGGTTCATTGACGGACAGTGTTGTAATGGTTAACACAGCCGGTAATACTTACACAGCCTCAATTCCGGGAAACGGTTTAGCTTCAACTTATAAATATTATATTAAAGCTATTGACCAGAATAACCTTGTATCGAATTTACCGGTTAACGCTCCGGCAAACATTTTTAGTTTTGTAACAGGAGGCGATAATACAAAGCCTGTGATAAATCATGCACCGATAGGGGTGTCGAGCTGGTCTCGCTGGCCTGATACGGTTAATGCGTTTGTTTCAGATAATTTTGGCATAGATTCTGTCTGGGTAAGATGGTACAGAAATGATATATCAACCGGGATAAAACATTTTAAGCTTAATAATATAACAGGAGATGTTTATAAAGGGATATTTAATTCCACAGGGTCCGATGTTCAGCCGAATGATTCGATATATTACAGAGTGTTTGCAAGGGATAATTCCTCAAACCATAATACAGACTCAACCTCTCTATTTAAGTTTAAAGTTGACGCTGTTTCTTTTGTTTACATCGGCAATGGTTCTTTGACGGCATCTCATCCTTTTAAGACATTTTATATGGATGCAAGGACTGATATGCTTTTTCATGCAAGTGAACTAAATGCGGTGTGGGGCAATTCTCCTGCGCGTATTATGGGTGTGAGCTTTAATGTGCTAAATGCATCACCTCAGGTTATGAACGGTTTAACGATAAAGGTTCAGCAGACGACGCTTACTTCGCTGACAGGATTTTTAAACTCGGAGTGGAATACTGTTTATACGGGAAATTTTACTATGCTTGGTTCGGGCTGGGTGTATTTTCCGTTTAGTCCTTTTGTGTGGAACGGTACCAGTAATTTGGTTATGGAAGTTTGTTTTAATAACAACAGTATTGGTGCGAATACGAATGTTGCTGCGACGAATAAGGCGGGAGTGACATGGCATCAGTCTTTAGACCTTGCGACGGGAAGCGGCTGTACTGATTTAATGGGAGGCGGTTTGCAGGTGAACAGGCCGAATGTGGGTTTTGCGTTGAATGTTCTAACGAGCGGAGATGAGCCGGGGTACGGAGTGCCAGAGAAGTATTCGCTGGGTCAGAATTATCCGAATCCATTTAATGCAAGAACAGTTATCCGTTTTCAGTTGCCCGCTGTTAGTGATGTTACGATAAGGGTTTATGATGTTCTTGGTAAGGAGGTAGCTATGCTTGTGAATGAAGAGAAGTCTGCGGGGAGTTATGCAGTTGATTTTGATGCGACGATGCTTTCAAGCGGGATTTATTTTTATCGGATGAGTGTTGGTGGTTATACGGAAACGCGGAGGATGGTGGTTATAAAATAA
- a CDS encoding T9SS type A sorting domain-containing protein: MNKVNVLNSSLKYQQTLYYESDSLTLFAGFPLMITGSTFEGGIFCNMDNDPELEIVFNVNYTVQALNLDGTSVPGWPKTVSSYALEGAPAFGDIDGDGYGEIVVTNHGLTSGGFIYAYKRDGTLLPNFPINHGYSSRTPVLGDINADGKLDIIVNKRTYPTGSVYVYKHDATIIAGWPKAMGHVPASSAAVGDIDGDNIPEIVMESYTGLYAWKSNGDSIPGFPYMMPNSDVNSYSSPVLADVDNDNIREIVFGTHVSGGGGYVYILKNNGTVLSGWPKTTSNWIYGPPSVGYIDNDNIIDVAVGDQVLSGVPSDYVYAWNKNGIQLAGFPIGPINAVNSQVVLADIDGDNNTELIFDDNTQTGGLGKYLVYNHDGTFNRNIETNGTTFFTTPCITDINRNGILDIIGAGVAGTSPSQQTNVYLWNSGVSYSAAKTQTPMWQYNARHNGVYDNKDLVSAGEIKVQVPNGYSLSQNYPNPFNPSTKISYSISRAGFVKISLYNVLGKEVMSLVSEQKQAGIYELVLNAAKLNSGVYFYKMEVNEFTTTRKLLLLK; this comes from the coding sequence ATGAATAAAGTTAATGTGCTAAACAGTTCTTTAAAGTATCAGCAGACTTTATATTATGAATCGGATTCACTTACGCTTTTTGCGGGATTTCCGCTGATGATAACGGGCAGTACATTTGAGGGAGGGATTTTCTGCAACATGGATAACGATCCCGAGCTGGAGATAGTTTTCAATGTAAATTATACAGTACAGGCTTTGAACCTTGACGGAACGTCTGTACCGGGCTGGCCGAAGACGGTTTCCTCTTATGCGTTAGAGGGTGCACCTGCATTCGGCGACATTGACGGCGACGGATACGGTGAAATAGTTGTAACGAATCATGGATTAACTTCGGGCGGTTTTATTTATGCTTACAAGAGAGACGGGACATTGCTTCCTAATTTTCCGATTAATCACGGATACAGTTCGAGGACTCCAGTTCTTGGTGATATTAATGCGGACGGAAAGCTTGACATAATTGTGAATAAAAGAACTTATCCAACGGGTTCGGTATATGTTTACAAGCATGATGCGACGATAATAGCAGGCTGGCCAAAAGCGATGGGACACGTACCGGCATCGAGTGCTGCTGTCGGTGATATAGACGGAGACAACATACCTGAAATAGTGATGGAATCTTACACAGGACTTTATGCATGGAAATCGAACGGCGATTCCATTCCGGGATTTCCTTATATGATGCCTAACAGCGATGTGAACTCATATTCTTCGCCTGTACTTGCGGATGTAGATAATGATAATATAAGGGAGATTGTTTTCGGTACGCATGTTTCGGGGGGCGGCGGTTACGTTTATATTTTAAAGAACAACGGAACGGTATTATCGGGCTGGCCAAAAACAACATCGAACTGGATTTACGGTCCGCCTTCGGTCGGGTATATAGATAATGACAATATAATTGATGTTGCTGTTGGCGATCAGGTGCTTTCGGGGGTTCCATCGGACTACGTCTATGCCTGGAATAAAAACGGAATACAGCTGGCAGGATTTCCTATCGGACCGATTAATGCTGTGAACTCACAGGTTGTATTAGCAGACATTGACGGTGATAATAATACGGAATTAATTTTCGACGACAATACTCAAACAGGTGGATTGGGCAAGTATCTTGTTTATAATCACGACGGTACATTTAACAGAAACATAGAAACTAACGGAACAACATTTTTTACAACACCATGCATAACAGATATTAACAGGAACGGAATTCTTGATATAATCGGAGCGGGTGTAGCGGGTACAAGCCCCTCACAACAGACCAATGTTTATTTATGGAACTCAGGTGTTTCATATTCTGCAGCAAAAACACAAACACCTATGTGGCAGTACAACGCAAGACATAACGGTGTATATGATAACAAAGACCTTGTTTCAGCAGGAGAAATTAAGGTACAGGTACCGAACGGGTATTCCTTATCGCAGAATTATCCGAATCCGTTTAATCCTTCAACAAAGATTTCATACAGTATTTCAAGAGCAGGGTTTGTAAAGATATCATTGTATAATGTATTGGGGAAAGAGGTTATGAGTTTAGTCAGCGAACAAAAGCAGGCGGGGATTTATGAGCTTGTATTAAACGCGGCTAAACTGAACTCAGGTGTGTACTTTTATAAGATGGAAGTTAACGAATTTACGACAACGAGGAAATTGTTATTGCTTAAATAG
- the rfbC gene encoding dTDP-4-dehydrorhamnose 3,5-epimerase: MEFINTKFEDVLIIKPKVFPDERGYFFESFSERFFNEQGLFLNFVQDNISYSKKGTIRGLHYQVGEYAQGKLCQVISGSVLDVAVDVRFGSPTFGEYVTAELSDENHNLIWIPPGFAHGFSVLSDSAVFHYKCTAFYSKPDERAILFNDPDLNIDWKVAPENISEKDLKGKNFKDIDKDFLYSD, from the coding sequence ATGGAATTTATTAACACAAAGTTCGAAGATGTTCTTATCATAAAACCAAAAGTGTTCCCCGACGAACGCGGTTACTTTTTCGAATCATTCAGCGAGAGATTTTTCAACGAACAGGGCTTGTTCTTAAACTTTGTTCAGGATAATATTTCATACTCGAAGAAAGGAACTATCCGCGGTCTGCACTATCAGGTCGGCGAATACGCACAGGGCAAACTCTGTCAGGTAATATCGGGCTCCGTGCTCGATGTGGCTGTCGATGTAAGGTTCGGCTCGCCGACATTCGGTGAATATGTTACAGCCGAACTATCAGACGAGAACCACAATCTCATCTGGATACCGCCCGGTTTCGCACATGGATTCTCGGTGCTTTCAGATTCCGCAGTATTTCATTATAAATGCACTGCGTTCTACAGCAAACCCGATGAACGTGCCATCTTATTTAACGACCCTGACTTAAACATCGATTGGAAAGTTGCACCAGAAAATATTTCAGAAAAAGACCTTAAGGGTAAAAATTTTAAAGATATAGATAAAGACTTTTTATACTCTGATTAA